From Thermoanaerobaculia bacterium, the proteins below share one genomic window:
- a CDS encoding ABC transporter ATP-binding protein: MGIRIEALHKRYGEGETAVDALRGVDLQVAPGEVVGLIGPSGSGKSTLLKCLGAVIEPTSGRMTLGDQVIYDNGWKIRDLRALRRDKIGFVFQAPYLIPFLDATDNVALLPMLAGRSNAESRARALEVLTALDVGHRARAMPAELSGGEQQRVSIARALVNRPPVILADEPTAPLDSERALAVIQILERMARQYQTAIIVVTHDEKIIPTFERIYQIRDGRTLETAGEGRDAGGSAEAPAPKAAD; the protein is encoded by the coding sequence ATGGGCATCCGTATCGAAGCTCTGCACAAGCGCTACGGCGAGGGAGAGACTGCCGTGGACGCGCTCAGGGGGGTCGACCTGCAGGTGGCCCCGGGCGAGGTCGTCGGTCTCATCGGGCCCTCCGGCTCGGGCAAGAGCACCCTGCTCAAGTGCCTCGGCGCGGTGATCGAGCCCACCTCCGGCCGCATGACCCTCGGCGACCAGGTGATCTACGACAACGGCTGGAAGATCCGCGACCTGCGCGCGCTGCGGCGCGACAAGATCGGTTTCGTCTTTCAGGCGCCCTACCTGATTCCGTTCCTCGACGCGACCGACAACGTGGCGCTCCTGCCGATGCTCGCCGGACGGTCGAACGCCGAATCGCGCGCGCGCGCGCTCGAGGTCCTGACGGCGCTCGATGTCGGCCACCGGGCACGGGCGATGCCGGCAGAGCTCTCCGGTGGCGAGCAGCAGCGGGTCTCGATCGCCCGCGCCCTGGTCAACCGCCCGCCGGTGATTCTCGCCGATGAGCCTACGGCACCGCTCGATAGCGAGCGGGCGCTCGCCGTCATCCAGATCCTCGAGCGTATGGCCCGCCAGTACCAGACCGCGATCATCGTCGTCACCCACGACGAGAAGATCATCCCGACCTTCGAGCGCATCTACCAGATCCGCGACGGTCGCACCCTGGAGACCGCCGGCGAGGGCCGCGACGCCGGTGGATCTGCGGAGGCGCCGGCGCCAAAGGCTGCGGATTGA
- a CDS encoding ABC transporter permease: protein MISLAGRDILHAWGRFVFTGLGLGLLIGVTLTMAGVYRGMVDDAKVLLDNSRADLWVVQQDTLGPYAEASSLPDDLYRGILGMPGVARAANVTYLTMQVRRGDRDVRAMVVGIVPGGPGEPGQPGYLIAGRQITRSHYEAVADAAAGLKLGDRIRIRRNDYRVVGLTRRMVSSSGDPMVFIPLQDAQEAQFLKDNDAIVQQRRRTAANPAFNRPGVPDLLDAVITSQTTNSSVNAVLVQLRPSASPDEVAATIRRWKRLQVYTRVQMEAILVGKLIATSARQIGMFLVILAIVSAAIVAFIIYTLTLGKIREIAVLKLIGTRNRTIAGMILQQALALGAIGFVVGKIAATLWAPFFPKYVLLVPGDAARGFVAVMVICVLASGLAIRAALAVDPAEAIGG, encoded by the coding sequence GTGATCTCGCTCGCGGGGCGCGACATCCTGCACGCCTGGGGCCGGTTCGTCTTCACCGGCCTGGGCCTCGGACTGCTCATCGGCGTGACGCTGACCATGGCCGGCGTCTATCGCGGCATGGTGGACGACGCCAAGGTGCTGCTCGACAACAGCCGCGCCGACCTCTGGGTTGTGCAGCAGGACACCCTCGGCCCCTACGCCGAAGCCTCCAGCCTGCCGGACGATCTCTACCGCGGCATCCTCGGCATGCCGGGAGTCGCCCGGGCCGCCAACGTCACCTACCTCACGATGCAGGTGCGCCGGGGCGACCGCGACGTGCGCGCCATGGTCGTCGGCATCGTGCCCGGAGGTCCCGGCGAGCCCGGCCAACCGGGCTACCTGATCGCCGGGCGCCAGATCACGCGCAGTCACTACGAAGCCGTCGCCGATGCCGCCGCGGGCCTGAAGCTCGGCGATCGCATCCGGATCCGCCGCAACGACTACCGCGTCGTCGGGCTGACCCGGCGCATGGTCTCGTCGAGCGGCGACCCGATGGTCTTCATCCCGCTCCAGGACGCACAGGAAGCCCAGTTCCTCAAGGACAACGACGCCATCGTTCAACAGCGCCGGCGGACCGCCGCCAATCCGGCCTTCAATCGCCCCGGCGTACCCGACCTGCTGGACGCGGTGATCACCTCGCAGACCACCAACTCGTCGGTCAACGCCGTACTGGTCCAGCTGCGCCCGAGCGCCAGCCCCGACGAGGTCGCGGCGACGATCCGGCGCTGGAAGCGCCTGCAGGTCTATACCCGCGTCCAGATGGAAGCGATCCTGGTCGGCAAGCTGATCGCCACGTCGGCCCGGCAGATCGGCATGTTCCTGGTCATCCTCGCCATCGTCAGCGCGGCCATCGTCGCCTTCATCATCTATACCCTGACGCTGGGCAAGATCCGCGAGATCGCGGTGCTCAAGCTCATCGGCACCCGCAACCGCACCATCGCCGGCATGATCCTGCAGCAGGCGCTGGCGCTGGGAGCGATCGGCTTCGTCGTGGGCAAGATCGCCGCCACGCTGTGGGCGCCGTTCTTTCCGAAATACGTCCTGCTGGTGCCGGGCGATGCCGCGCGCGGCTTCGTCGCGGTGATGGTGATCTGCGTGCTGGCGAGCGGGCTGGCGATCCGCGCGGCGCTCGCGGTCGATCCGGCGGAGGCGATCGGTGGCTGA